From the Chthoniobacterales bacterium genome, one window contains:
- a CDS encoding ABC transporter permease: MNDIRYAIRMLVKSPAFTFIAILTIGLAIGANTAIFSVVNAVLLQPLPYPHAEQLVRVFGTQPTLDEAPTSPANFLEWRTENQVFERIATWNGQGFNLTGTDKPERVIGARVSGDMFQLLGVQPVLGRDFTAEEDRDGGDRVVILSYEFWQRRFAGDPNAIRQTITLSDQTYTIIGVMPRGFAFPSPRAQIWTPVAFNAAERATRDTNFIDVVARLKPGVSLKQAQANMTAVAQSQAERYPQTNTGVGVKVVSLQEHMVGNVRPMLVVLLGAVAFVLLIACANVANLLLARAAARHREMAIRGALGASRSRVARLLLTESVLLAIIGGAVGLLLAIWSLDLLVSLKPANLPRLAEIGVNRTVFLFTAAVSVLTGVLFGLAPAWQVSKSDLNEGLKESGRGGSDAPRRHRMRSLLVISEVALSLVLLIGAGLMIRSFARLLAVDPGFKADHVLTAFVSLPVAKYSKHEEQTAFFDRLLERLRNVPGVSAAGVVTDIPLNGGSSTGFDVEGRTPAPPGQRAMTDYRVISPDYFAAMGMRLLKGRAFGPSDKEPAPGVVIINETMAARFFAGEDPIGKRVDMSGAPKDLREIVGVVADVRNYGVDAEVKPEAYVPLFQSAPGYLSSVTSALTIIVRSSIDPTALGQTLREQVQALDKDQPVSEIKTMQLYLADSMAQRRFNMWLLGVFAGLALVLAAVGIYGVIAYTVTQRTHEMGIRIALGARGADILKLVFTNSMMTTIAGIVIGLAAAFALTRLLRSLLYQVSVTDPFVFAIIPLLLLAVATIATYIPARRAMKVNPITALREP; this comes from the coding sequence ATGAACGACATTCGATACGCGATTCGGATGCTGGTGAAATCGCCGGCCTTTACCTTCATTGCCATTCTCACCATCGGCCTCGCCATTGGCGCGAACACCGCCATCTTCAGCGTGGTCAATGCGGTTCTGCTTCAGCCATTGCCTTATCCCCATGCGGAACAACTGGTCCGAGTTTTCGGTACGCAACCGACGCTCGACGAGGCGCCGACCTCCCCCGCGAATTTTCTCGAATGGCGAACCGAGAACCAGGTCTTCGAACGCATTGCCACCTGGAACGGCCAGGGTTTCAATCTTACCGGCACAGATAAACCGGAGCGTGTCATCGGCGCGCGCGTTTCCGGCGACATGTTTCAATTGCTCGGCGTGCAACCGGTCCTCGGCCGAGATTTCACCGCGGAGGAAGACCGTGACGGCGGCGATCGGGTCGTCATCCTGAGCTACGAATTCTGGCAACGCCGTTTCGCCGGCGATCCGAACGCGATTCGGCAGACGATCACGTTGAGCGACCAGACCTACACCATCATCGGCGTCATGCCGCGCGGGTTCGCGTTTCCCAGTCCGCGCGCCCAAATCTGGACGCCGGTCGCGTTCAATGCTGCTGAGCGCGCCACTCGCGATACGAATTTCATCGACGTCGTCGCGCGCTTGAAGCCGGGCGTTTCGCTCAAGCAAGCCCAGGCGAACATGACCGCGGTCGCGCAGTCTCAGGCCGAACGTTATCCGCAAACGAATACTGGTGTCGGCGTGAAGGTCGTCTCGCTCCAGGAGCACATGGTGGGCAACGTCCGACCGATGCTCGTCGTGCTCCTCGGCGCGGTCGCGTTCGTTCTCCTCATCGCCTGCGCCAACGTCGCGAACCTGCTTCTCGCCCGGGCTGCGGCGCGCCATCGCGAAATGGCCATTCGTGGTGCGCTCGGCGCGAGCCGGTCCCGGGTCGCTAGGCTGCTTCTCACCGAAAGCGTTCTCCTCGCCATCATCGGTGGCGCTGTCGGCTTGCTTCTCGCCATCTGGAGCCTCGACCTGCTCGTCTCATTGAAGCCGGCGAACCTGCCGCGTCTCGCCGAGATTGGCGTCAACCGCACCGTGTTTCTCTTCACCGCTGCGGTGTCGGTATTGACCGGCGTTCTCTTCGGCCTCGCGCCGGCCTGGCAGGTCTCGAAGTCCGATCTAAACGAAGGCCTCAAAGAAAGCGGCCGCGGCGGAAGCGATGCGCCGAGGCGGCATCGGATGCGCTCGTTGCTCGTCATCTCGGAAGTGGCGCTCTCCCTCGTGCTGCTGATCGGCGCGGGGTTGATGATCCGAAGCTTCGCCCGTTTACTCGCCGTCGATCCCGGATTCAAGGCCGACCATGTCCTGACTGCGTTCGTTTCGCTTCCGGTCGCTAAGTATTCGAAGCACGAAGAACAGACCGCGTTTTTCGATCGGCTGCTCGAGCGGCTCCGCAACGTCCCCGGAGTCAGCGCCGCAGGCGTCGTGACCGACATTCCGTTGAACGGCGGCAGCTCGACTGGGTTTGACGTCGAGGGACGAACGCCAGCACCGCCGGGGCAACGGGCGATGACCGATTATCGGGTTATCAGTCCGGATTACTTTGCCGCGATGGGTATGCGCCTGCTGAAAGGCCGCGCCTTTGGGCCTTCCGACAAGGAGCCCGCGCCGGGCGTCGTCATCATCAACGAAACGATGGCGGCACGCTTTTTCGCCGGCGAAGACCCGATCGGTAAACGGGTGGACATGAGCGGCGCTCCGAAAGATTTGCGCGAGATCGTCGGAGTGGTCGCCGATGTGCGGAATTACGGCGTCGATGCCGAGGTGAAGCCGGAGGCTTACGTGCCGTTGTTCCAAAGCGCTCCCGGCTATCTCTCCAGCGTAACCTCCGCGCTGACGATCATTGTGCGCTCGTCGATCGACCCGACCGCGCTCGGCCAAACGCTCCGCGAACAAGTCCAGGCGCTCGATAAGGACCAGCCGGTTTCCGAGATCAAGACCATGCAATTGTATCTGGCCGATTCGATGGCGCAGCGCCGCTTTAACATGTGGTTGCTCGGCGTCTTTGCTGGGCTCGCACTTGTGCTGGCCGCCGTGGGGATTTACGGCGTGATCGCCTACACCGTCACCCAGCGCACTCACGAGATGGGGATCCGAATCGCGCTGGGCGCGCGGGGCGCGGATATCCTGAAGCTCGTCTTCACCAATTCGATGATGACGACAATCGCCGGCATTGTCATTGGGCTGGCCGCAGCCTTCGCGTTAACCCGGCTTCTCCGCAGCCTGCTCTACCAGGTGAGCGTAACCGATCCGTTCGTCTTTGCGATCATCCCGCTGTTGCTCCTCGCGGTTGCGACAATTGCCACCTACATCCCGGCGCGCCGCGCCATGAAAGTCAACCCCATCACCGCCTTGAGGGAACCCTGA
- a CDS encoding efflux RND transporter periplasmic adaptor subunit, producing the protein MTQASGAKAENTIVRPSGFTQPSNSMDVPRAGVAKKKRQKRIIYIAASVLGLIVVTFLLSRLKPAVPSIDRSTVWIDTVKRGPMVRQVRGLGTLVPVDIRWIAANTDGRVEKIVIWPGTDVTPDSVILELTSPELEQAAGDAESKAKAVEAELTTLRATLQRELLDQESITARVHSEYEQAKMERQTNDQLAKNGLVSELVYKTSKVKEAELENRDKIETKRLEFSRSSIEPQIASKQAAVDQAKEFAKLKMDQVQQLHVKAGMTGVLQQLPVQVGQRIKPGDNLARVADPTKLKAQVKIAETQAKDIQNAQVASIDTRNGVVAGHVIRVDPAVEQGTVTVDVAIDGELPKGARPDLSVDGTIELERLDNVIYVGRPAFGQENNTVGIFKLVAGTSEAVRTPVKLGRSSVNTIEIINGLEPGDQVILSDTSSMDAHERIRLN; encoded by the coding sequence ATGACCCAAGCCTCAGGAGCCAAAGCCGAAAACACCATTGTGCGGCCATCCGGTTTCACCCAGCCTAGCAATTCCATGGATGTGCCACGCGCCGGGGTAGCGAAAAAGAAACGGCAGAAACGCATCATCTATATCGCGGCTTCCGTCCTCGGACTGATCGTCGTTACTTTTCTTCTCTCCCGCCTGAAACCGGCGGTGCCGAGCATCGATCGCTCGACCGTCTGGATCGATACGGTGAAGCGCGGGCCGATGGTCCGGCAGGTCCGCGGTCTCGGCACGCTCGTGCCGGTCGATATTCGCTGGATCGCGGCGAACACCGACGGCCGGGTCGAGAAAATCGTGATCTGGCCCGGCACGGACGTCACGCCGGACAGCGTGATTTTGGAACTGACGAGTCCTGAGCTTGAACAGGCGGCCGGCGACGCCGAGTCGAAAGCGAAAGCGGTGGAGGCCGAGTTGACCACGTTGCGGGCAACACTGCAGCGGGAGCTGCTCGACCAGGAATCGATCACGGCGCGCGTTCATTCCGAATACGAACAGGCGAAGATGGAGCGCCAAACCAACGATCAGCTCGCGAAAAACGGCCTGGTCTCCGAGCTCGTTTACAAGACCTCGAAGGTAAAGGAAGCGGAGCTCGAGAACCGCGATAAGATCGAAACCAAGCGTCTCGAATTCTCGCGCAGCTCGATCGAGCCCCAGATCGCGTCGAAACAGGCGGCCGTCGATCAGGCGAAGGAATTTGCGAAACTGAAGATGGACCAGGTGCAGCAGTTACATGTGAAAGCCGGCATGACTGGCGTTCTCCAGCAATTGCCGGTGCAGGTCGGCCAGCGGATCAAGCCGGGCGATAACCTGGCCCGGGTGGCAGACCCGACGAAACTCAAGGCGCAGGTCAAGATCGCCGAAACACAGGCGAAGGATATCCAGAACGCCCAGGTCGCCTCGATCGACACCCGCAACGGCGTCGTAGCCGGACACGTGATCCGGGTCGACCCCGCGGTAGAGCAGGGGACGGTAACGGTGGACGTGGCGATTGACGGCGAGCTGCCAAAAGGGGCGCGTCCCGATCTTAGTGTAGACGGAACGATCGAACTGGAACGTCTAGATAATGTGATCTACGTCGGCCGGCCGGCTTTCGGCCAGGAAAACAACACGGTTGGCATTTTCAAACTCGTCGCCGGCACTTCCGAAGCGGTTCGGACGCCGGTCAAGCTTGGCCGCAGCTCCGTCAACACGATCGAGATCATCAACGGGCTCGAGCCCGGCGATCAGGTAATTCTTTCCGACACCAGTTCAATGGACGCTCACGAGCGCATCCGCCTTAACTGA
- a CDS encoding ABC transporter ATP-binding protein — translation MASTETINEQPARSTGGNGNNTLIHLDGVTKVFLTDEVETHALSGIHLDIRTGEYVSIAGPSGCGKSTLLSILGLLDTPSGGSYSLKGTEVANLSFPDRARIRNREIGFIFQSFNLIGDLTVYENVELPLTYRGMGSSDRKGFVLEALERVGMGHRAKHLPSQLSGGQQQRVAVARALAGKPAILLADEPTGNLDSRNGEAVMALLKELHDGGATICMVTHDTRFAEHADRTIHLFDGRVVEDRMAA, via the coding sequence ATGGCCTCAACTGAAACCATCAACGAACAACCGGCCCGCAGCACCGGCGGGAACGGCAACAACACACTCATCCATCTCGACGGCGTCACCAAAGTCTTCCTGACGGATGAAGTGGAAACCCACGCGCTTTCGGGCATCCACCTGGATATCCGGACCGGCGAATATGTCTCCATTGCCGGGCCGTCGGGCTGCGGCAAATCAACGCTGCTCTCCATTCTTGGATTGCTGGACACGCCGTCCGGCGGCAGCTACTCGCTCAAGGGGACCGAGGTGGCGAACCTTTCGTTTCCCGACCGCGCCCGGATCCGGAATCGCGAGATCGGATTCATTTTCCAAAGCTTCAACCTGATCGGCGATCTCACCGTTTATGAGAACGTGGAATTGCCGCTGACCTATCGCGGGATGGGTTCCAGCGACCGCAAGGGTTTCGTGCTCGAAGCTCTCGAGCGCGTCGGCATGGGGCATCGCGCCAAGCATTTGCCCAGCCAGCTTTCGGGCGGTCAGCAACAGCGCGTCGCAGTCGCTCGCGCCCTCGCGGGCAAGCCGGCGATTCTCCTCGCGGACGAACCGACGGGTAACCTCGATTCGCGCAACGGCGAGGCGGTGATGGCGCTGCTCAAGGAACTGCACGACGGTGGGGCGACGATTTGCATGGTCACGCACGACACCCGTTTTGCGGAGCATGCGGACCGCACCATTCATCTGTTCGACGGCCGCGTGGTCGAAGACCGGATGGCCGCCTAA
- a CDS encoding ABC transporter permease yields the protein MNQLRLAFRSLAKTPGFALVAVVTIALAIAANTAVFSLVNALLIRPLPFKAPGNLVLLFEKFSGQGLDQIPVSAPEYLDWEKQTQSYERIAAFNFADFNLTGGDMPERISGAVVTPSLFPLLGVTPIKGRVFSDSEFGEGNDNVVMVSERLWRRRFNSDPQLIGSQVLINGKSYAVVGIMPAKFEFPLPLFGVQGGTFSERADIWKPIAFTKNELESRGSRSYGVVGRLKPGRTLAQAQAEANTIVANWHPLYPDNYEPSTKFGATIYPMHDLVIGGMRPALMILLGAVVMVLLIACANLTTMLLARAGAREREFAIRLALGAGRTQLVRQMLSESILLALVGGATGVLLAFWGLDLLRSIGSQTVPRLAEVGLDLRVLFVTLATAVGTGIVIGLIPALASGKPELTEALKEGGRGSTTGIRGNRLRNALVIAEVALALVLLVGAGLLLKSFVRLQNVHPGFETKNVLTMEVSLPLLKYPRGKPVADFYAEATRRIKALPGVEAAAFTSILPLSGTNSDSSFAIEGRDHMAEKVFPDEEIRNITPEYFSVLKVPLLQGRFFNEGDQFDGPGVTIVNSTFAKKWFPNQEAVGKRITFSDPRKPDVKWITIVGVVGDMRHRGLDLEPKPEDYQPHNQVPYRGMILSVRSSQDPRSLTSAIRREITRLDPDLPAANVRTLEQVAADSIAPRRLSVVLIGVFAAVALVLASVGIYGVMSFLVVQRTHEMGVRMALGAQRGDVLRLVIGRAARLVLIGIAAGLVLGVMSSRALQAMLFNVGAFDAMTFAGVTLALIAVSLLASYIPALRATKADPMIALGHGA from the coding sequence ATGAATCAACTCCGTCTCGCCTTTCGCAGTCTTGCCAAAACCCCGGGGTTCGCCCTCGTGGCTGTCGTCACCATCGCGCTTGCGATCGCGGCGAACACAGCGGTGTTCAGCCTGGTTAACGCGCTCCTGATCCGTCCGCTGCCGTTCAAGGCGCCGGGGAATCTCGTTTTGCTTTTCGAAAAATTCAGCGGGCAGGGGCTCGATCAAATTCCGGTCTCGGCTCCGGAATATCTCGATTGGGAAAAGCAGACGCAAAGTTATGAACGAATCGCTGCCTTCAACTTCGCGGATTTCAATCTGACGGGCGGCGACATGCCGGAAAGGATCTCGGGCGCGGTGGTGACGCCGAGCCTGTTTCCGCTCCTTGGGGTTACGCCGATCAAAGGGCGCGTCTTCAGCGACAGCGAGTTCGGCGAAGGCAACGACAACGTCGTCATGGTCAGCGAGCGGCTCTGGCGGCGGCGCTTCAATTCCGATCCGCAGCTCATCGGCTCGCAGGTGCTGATTAACGGCAAGAGCTATGCGGTCGTCGGCATCATGCCGGCGAAGTTCGAATTCCCGTTGCCTCTTTTCGGCGTACAGGGCGGAACCTTTTCCGAGCGGGCGGATATCTGGAAGCCGATCGCATTTACGAAAAACGAGCTCGAATCGCGCGGTTCGCGCAGCTACGGCGTGGTCGGTCGCCTGAAACCGGGAAGGACCCTCGCGCAGGCGCAGGCCGAGGCGAACACCATCGTAGCCAACTGGCACCCGCTCTACCCGGACAATTACGAACCGTCCACGAAGTTCGGCGCCACAATTTATCCGATGCACGATCTGGTCATCGGCGGGATGCGGCCGGCCCTGATGATTCTGCTCGGAGCGGTGGTGATGGTTCTGTTGATTGCCTGCGCGAATCTCACTACCATGCTCCTCGCGCGGGCGGGGGCGCGGGAACGCGAGTTTGCGATCCGTCTCGCCCTGGGCGCGGGCCGGACTCAGCTCGTGCGACAGATGCTTTCGGAAAGCATTTTGCTGGCGCTGGTGGGCGGAGCCACGGGCGTTCTCCTCGCTTTCTGGGGGCTTGATCTGCTCCGCTCGATCGGTTCGCAAACCGTGCCGCGCCTGGCGGAGGTCGGTCTCGATCTGCGCGTCCTCTTTGTCACCCTCGCCACTGCTGTCGGGACTGGAATTGTGATCGGGCTTATTCCGGCCCTCGCGAGCGGCAAACCGGAATTGACCGAAGCACTCAAGGAAGGCGGACGCGGCTCGACCACCGGCATCCGCGGGAACCGCCTCCGCAACGCGCTCGTCATTGCCGAAGTAGCGCTCGCGCTCGTCCTCCTCGTCGGCGCCGGCCTGTTGCTGAAAAGCTTCGTGCGCCTCCAAAATGTGCATCCCGGTTTCGAGACCAAAAACGTGCTCACCATGGAGGTCTCGCTGCCGCTCCTGAAATATCCACGTGGTAAACCGGTCGCCGATTTCTATGCGGAAGCGACCCGGCGGATCAAAGCGTTGCCGGGCGTCGAAGCGGCGGCGTTCACCAGCATTTTGCCTCTGAGCGGAACAAACAGCGATAGCTCGTTCGCGATCGAAGGCCGCGACCACATGGCCGAGAAAGTTTTCCCCGACGAAGAGATTCGGAACATTACCCCGGAATATTTCTCCGTCCTGAAGGTCCCGCTTTTGCAGGGCCGATTCTTTAATGAGGGCGATCAGTTCGATGGCCCGGGCGTGACGATCGTTAACAGCACGTTCGCAAAAAAATGGTTTCCAAACCAGGAGGCCGTCGGCAAACGCATCACCTTTAGCGATCCGCGCAAGCCGGACGTAAAATGGATCACCATCGTCGGCGTTGTGGGCGACATGCGGCATCGGGGTCTCGACCTGGAACCAAAGCCCGAGGATTACCAGCCACACAACCAGGTGCCCTATCGCGGCATGATCCTGTCCGTGCGCAGTTCGCAGGATCCGCGTTCGCTGACGTCGGCGATTCGCCGCGAGATCACCCGGCTGGATCCCGATCTCCCGGCCGCGAATGTCCGGACGCTCGAGCAGGTGGCCGCCGACTCGATCGCTCCGCGGCGGCTTTCGGTCGTGTTGATCGGCGTCTTTGCCGCCGTCGCGCTGGTTCTGGCGTCCGTTGGGATCTACGGCGTGATGTCGTTCCTCGTCGTCCAACGCACCCATGAGATGGGAGTGCGAATGGCCCTCGGCGCGCAACGCGGCGACGTCTTGCGGCTCGTCATCGGCCGCGCCGCCAGGCTGGTCCTGATCGGCATCGCGGCCGGACTGGTCCTCGGAGTCATGAGCAGCCGCGCCTTGCAGGCAATGCTCTTCAACGTCGGCGCCTTCGACGCGATGACGTTCGCCGGAGTGACTCTCGCGCTCATCGCAGTGTCACTTCTGGCCAGTTACATCCCTGCGCTACGCGCAACAAAAGCCGACCCGATGATCGCGCTCGGCCACGGAGCATGA
- a CDS encoding ABC transporter permease, whose protein sequence is MVRDLRYACRMLVKTPGFTMIAVLAIALGIGASTTMFSAINALLLRPMPYLQDQDRLVAVSEFFTKDPGHDNGTAFPDYLEWKKNATTLDGIAAVQEATFIITGGDKPERYLGGQISADAFSFMGVQPILGRLFRPEEDELNAPPVALIGYQVWQEHFAGDKGVVGKTIPINGKQVTVIGVMPKGWRFPEICDIWMPLQLDEKANPRGNFFLDCMGKVKKGVSIEQARAELEAITARIAAQHPDTNTGVSVHVNSFREESVHNFKTLTLLVMGAVLFVHLIACANVANLLLARGATRAKEIGIRLALGASRRQIVRQLLSESLVLGMIGSALGLLFAVWGVDLMLTALPNEVPYWIRFDFDWRVFSFALGIGALSSFLFGVVPAFQASNPQLVDALKEGGRTGAGGAKGQRMRNSLVVAEVALALVLLIGAGLMMRSFLFLQKTDIGADPSRTLTFRVGLPEAQFPESEAAPRFFAQLIPKLAALPGVEASGATTSLPASGNIGVSLFILDGEPEPKQLQDARKMRQLSITPGYLQTAHVPLLRGRDFTVADTKDAPRVVLIDEDGARAWFPNDDPIGHQLRFLDKAGEPPKWSTIVGIVRPVVYDKLTKRAKIPSVYFPQDQVPSRFMSVMVRTKTDPAKFSNLARNTVLSVNKDLPIYRVLTMDEVVAQSFWDRRFFGTLFTIFAGLALFLASLGLYGVMAYSVRQRTQEIGVRMALGAQTGDVLRLVTGQGLRLILTGLVIGFISAFFLAQLLSGSLNGISAHDPPSFTLVPVILFLVGLAACYLPARAAMRLDPMEALRYE, encoded by the coding sequence ATGGTACGAGATCTTAGATACGCGTGTCGGATGCTCGTGAAGACCCCGGGGTTTACGATGATTGCGGTCCTGGCGATCGCGCTCGGAATCGGCGCGTCGACCACGATGTTCTCGGCGATCAACGCGCTCCTCCTCCGGCCGATGCCGTACCTCCAGGACCAGGACCGCCTGGTCGCCGTCTCGGAGTTTTTCACCAAAGACCCCGGCCATGACAACGGCACGGCGTTCCCCGATTACCTGGAGTGGAAGAAAAACGCGACCACCCTCGATGGGATCGCGGCGGTCCAGGAAGCGACCTTTATCATTACGGGGGGCGATAAGCCGGAACGTTATCTCGGCGGACAGATTTCCGCGGACGCCTTTTCGTTCATGGGCGTGCAACCGATTCTCGGCCGGCTGTTCCGGCCCGAAGAAGACGAACTGAACGCGCCGCCAGTCGCGCTGATCGGCTATCAGGTCTGGCAGGAACATTTCGCCGGCGACAAAGGAGTCGTCGGCAAGACCATTCCGATCAACGGCAAGCAGGTGACCGTCATCGGCGTCATGCCGAAAGGCTGGCGGTTCCCCGAAATCTGCGACATCTGGATGCCGCTCCAGTTGGACGAGAAAGCTAATCCGCGCGGCAATTTCTTCCTCGATTGCATGGGCAAGGTGAAGAAGGGCGTTTCGATCGAGCAGGCGCGTGCGGAACTCGAAGCGATCACGGCCCGGATCGCGGCGCAACATCCCGACACGAACACCGGCGTTAGCGTGCACGTCAATTCGTTCCGGGAAGAGAGCGTGCACAATTTCAAAACGCTGACGTTGCTCGTTATGGGCGCGGTCCTCTTCGTCCACCTGATCGCGTGCGCGAACGTCGCGAATCTTCTTCTCGCTCGCGGCGCAACCCGCGCCAAGGAAATCGGGATCCGCCTGGCGCTTGGCGCTTCTCGTCGCCAGATCGTTCGCCAATTGCTCTCCGAAAGTCTTGTCCTCGGAATGATCGGCAGCGCTCTCGGATTGCTCTTTGCCGTCTGGGGCGTGGACTTGATGCTGACGGCGTTGCCGAACGAAGTTCCGTACTGGATCCGATTCGATTTCGATTGGCGCGTGTTTTCGTTTGCGCTCGGCATCGGCGCTCTCTCCAGCTTCCTTTTCGGAGTGGTTCCCGCCTTCCAGGCTTCGAACCCGCAGCTCGTCGATGCGCTTAAGGAAGGTGGGCGCACCGGGGCCGGGGGCGCCAAAGGCCAGCGGATGCGCAACTCGCTCGTCGTCGCTGAGGTCGCGCTTGCGCTCGTTCTTCTTATCGGCGCGGGCCTGATGATGCGCAGCTTCCTGTTTTTGCAGAAGACCGACATTGGCGCCGACCCGTCGCGCACGCTCACGTTCCGCGTCGGTTTGCCGGAGGCGCAGTTCCCGGAAAGCGAAGCCGCGCCGCGTTTCTTCGCCCAGCTGATTCCGAAACTTGCGGCCCTGCCCGGCGTGGAAGCCTCGGGCGCCACCACTTCGCTTCCCGCCTCGGGCAACATCGGCGTGAGCCTATTTATCCTGGACGGCGAGCCGGAGCCGAAACAACTCCAGGACGCAAGAAAGATGCGGCAGTTGAGTATCACGCCGGGCTATTTGCAAACCGCTCACGTCCCGCTTCTCCGCGGTCGCGATTTCACGGTCGCCGACACCAAGGACGCGCCGCGGGTGGTGTTGATCGACGAAGATGGCGCCCGTGCCTGGTTTCCCAACGACGATCCAATCGGCCATCAGCTCCGGTTCCTCGACAAAGCGGGCGAACCGCCGAAATGGTCGACCATTGTCGGAATCGTCCGACCCGTCGTTTACGACAAACTGACCAAGAGGGCCAAAATACCGTCGGTTTATTTTCCGCAGGACCAGGTGCCGAGCCGTTTCATGTCCGTGATGGTGCGGACGAAAACCGATCCGGCCAAGTTCTCGAACCTGGCGCGCAATACGGTGCTGTCGGTAAACAAGGACCTTCCCATCTATCGCGTCCTCACCATGGACGAAGTGGTCGCGCAATCGTTCTGGGATCGGCGCTTTTTCGGAACGCTCTTTACCATTTTCGCGGGGCTTGCGCTCTTTCTCGCGTCGCTCGGACTTTACGGCGTAATGGCCTATTCCGTTCGGCAACGAACCCAGGAAATCGGGGTGCGGATGGCGCTCGGCGCCCAGACCGGTGATGTGTTGCGGCTCGTCACCGGCCAGGGTTTGCGGCTGATTCTGACCGGCCTCGTCATTGGCTTCATCAGCGCGTTTTTTCTCGCCCAGCTTTTGTCCGGAAGCCTGAACGGAATTTCTGCGCACGATCCGCCGAGCTTCACCCTCGTGCCGGTGATCCTGTTCTTAGTCGGACTCGCGGCGTGTTACCTGCCGGCGCGCGCGGCCATGCGCTTGGATCCGATGGAGGCGCTGCGCTATGAATAA
- a CDS encoding alpha/beta fold hydrolase: MKPHPLRLNSIVAIFGAAALGGIALKAVPAAQVEGSLEKIDCPFDSSKALLPVTCGRLKVPENYDDPQGRSIELAFMVVKAAKNIDSENPVLFLNGGPGGTSLVFAERLVTTASIRDTVVDRDWVFFDQRGAGRSNPALYCPPEDDWFKGLKTCRDQFIKQGVDLSQYNSVQSSNDMEALRKALGAKQWNLWGASYGTRLALTMARYYPSSVRSIVHDGADLPEDQEVVDDLRGTEVVLNKLFSKCAADAACSSKFPQLRSRFLAAIPRLRQQPLSIGDTRLDDGKVLSFVRDWLFGGFFMTFERRIQNLLTYMDAAARSDGELLVQIQERMTKQEEMERKKGMQEALSEGAPFPVPFPVQGKYHQGQQLSIDCNEEKSFESMDEYAQAAAKSEIVRALLGKEVGLGNFKTCALWPSGRAEPIENSHVDYDGPQLVFTGELDASLSGLAGYEIEKLYDNATNVVFRDAAHIQVTIEDPTPARDYNDYRQCAEGLARQFFADPRRKLDTRCAETRRLRLVP; this comes from the coding sequence ATGAAACCACACCCGCTCCGGCTGAACTCTATCGTCGCGATTTTCGGTGCGGCGGCGTTAGGCGGCATTGCTTTGAAAGCGGTCCCTGCTGCCCAAGTCGAAGGTTCATTGGAGAAGATCGACTGCCCATTCGATTCGAGTAAGGCGCTGCTTCCTGTCACGTGTGGCCGGCTGAAGGTGCCTGAGAACTACGATGATCCACAAGGCCGATCCATCGAGCTCGCTTTCATGGTCGTTAAGGCGGCGAAAAACATAGATTCGGAAAACCCAGTCCTTTTTCTGAACGGAGGGCCTGGAGGAACAAGCCTGGTTTTTGCAGAGAGATTGGTCACAACTGCAAGCATCCGTGACACGGTTGTTGATAGGGATTGGGTGTTTTTCGATCAAAGGGGCGCTGGCCGATCAAATCCGGCGCTTTACTGCCCCCCGGAAGACGATTGGTTTAAGGGGCTGAAGACCTGCCGAGATCAGTTCATTAAGCAGGGCGTAGATCTTTCGCAATATAACAGCGTCCAGAGTTCCAATGACATGGAAGCGCTGAGGAAGGCCCTGGGGGCGAAGCAGTGGAATCTCTGGGGAGCTTCCTACGGCACGAGGTTGGCACTTACGATGGCGCGCTATTATCCCTCGAGCGTTCGTTCCATCGTGCATGACGGCGCCGACCTTCCGGAAGATCAAGAAGTAGTCGACGATCTTCGGGGCACCGAGGTTGTGCTGAACAAGCTCTTCTCCAAATGTGCGGCCGACGCCGCCTGCTCGTCCAAGTTTCCCCAGTTACGGAGCCGCTTTCTTGCCGCGATTCCCCGGCTCCGACAGCAGCCACTATCGATCGGGGACACACGACTGGACGATGGCAAGGTGCTCAGCTTCGTCCGCGACTGGTTGTTTGGCGGCTTCTTTATGACTTTCGAACGCCGCATCCAAAACCTGTTGACTTACATGGACGCCGCGGCTCGCAGTGACGGCGAGCTCCTGGTCCAGATTCAGGAAAGGATGACAAAGCAAGAAGAGATGGAGCGCAAGAAGGGAATGCAAGAAGCCCTGAGCGAGGGCGCGCCCTTCCCGGTTCCGTTTCCCGTTCAGGGCAAGTATCACCAGGGACAGCAACTCTCCATTGACTGTAACGAGGAGAAGTCGTTCGAGTCCATGGATGAATATGCGCAAGCGGCGGCCAAATCCGAAATCGTCCGCGCTCTTCTCGGCAAGGAAGTAGGGCTGGGAAATTTCAAGACCTGCGCGTTGTGGCCCTCGGGGCGCGCCGAGCCGATTGAAAATTCCCACGTAGATTATGATGGGCCGCAGCTCGTTTTTACCGGGGAATTGGATGCATCCCTGTCGGGACTGGCGGGCTATGAGATCGAGAAGCTCTATGATAATGCGACCAACGTCGTCTTCAGGGATGCCGCGCACATTCAGGTTACAATAGAGGATCCAACGCCCGCGAGAGACTACAACGACTACCGGCAGTGCGCCGAGGGGCTGGCCCGCCAATTCTTTGCCGATCCGCGACGAAAGCTGGATACGCGCTGTGCCGAAACACGACGGTTACGCTTGGTCCCATGA